A stretch of the Pantanalinema sp. genome encodes the following:
- a CDS encoding pyridoxine 5'-phosphate synthase: MSHPKLGVNIDHVATLRQARRTVEPDPVAAAVLCELAGADSITVHLREDRRHIQDRDVLVLKQSLRTTMNLEIAATDEMVAIACEVRPAQVCLVPEKRQEVTTEGGLDVIRNRAGVEKAVRALQEAGIVVSLFIDPDPAQVRESRAIGADAIELHTGAYAEAWPHAQTELVRIQEAAKETLAQGLRLHAGHGLTYWNVRPIAEIPGMAELNIGHSVMARAVLVGMERAVREMREAIKGA, translated from the coding sequence ATGTCCCACCCCAAACTCGGCGTCAACATCGACCACGTGGCCACCCTCAGGCAGGCCCGCCGCACCGTCGAACCCGACCCGGTGGCCGCCGCCGTGCTGTGCGAGCTCGCCGGCGCCGACTCGATCACGGTCCACCTGCGCGAGGATCGCCGCCACATCCAGGACCGGGACGTGCTGGTGCTCAAGCAGTCGCTGCGCACCACGATGAACCTCGAGATCGCAGCCACCGACGAGATGGTCGCGATCGCCTGCGAGGTGAGGCCCGCGCAGGTCTGCCTGGTGCCCGAGAAGCGCCAGGAGGTCACCACCGAGGGCGGCCTCGACGTGATCCGCAACCGCGCCGGCGTCGAGAAGGCGGTGCGCGCGCTGCAGGAGGCGGGCATCGTGGTGTCGCTGTTCATCGACCCGGACCCCGCGCAGGTCCGCGAGAGCCGCGCGATCGGAGCGGATGCGATCGAGCTGCACACCGGCGCCTACGCCGAGGCCTGGCCCCACGCGCAAACCGAGCTCGTTCGCATCCAGGAAGCCGCCAAGGAGACCCTGGCCCAGGGCCTTCGCCTTCACGCCGGCCACGGCCTGACCTACTGGAACGTTCGGCCCATCGCCGAGATCCCCGGCATGGCCGAGCTGAACATCGGTCACTCCGTCATGGCGCGCGCCGTGCTGGTCGGCATGGAGCGAGCCGTCCGAGAGATGAGAGAAGCCATCAAGGGGGCGTGA
- a CDS encoding tetratricopeptide repeat protein → MHPKALAHHQEGLAFQEQGDLGAAKAAFLEALSLDARLSEARLGLAEVLTGTGDLVGAADACKTLLSNQPNHVKASFLCGVLLTKLKQYAEAAPHLQRVLFLEPGHLGALRALSSLYRDAGDVALEAEMLARLCASLPKDAALRFDLADRLVKLGKVAEAVAPLRDALAMQPGHLPGYLLLAGIEGRLGRGEEAWKILQSVAGRSPEAPGLRESLLALCRSQAASAAQGNRAAEASHWWERLLAISPDDPEALAHLERLYTTTSRMGDLVRLLEGFAHQNPTDSAAVTRLAEALFSLGRKRDALTLFKEALKRNPEDERLRTRALDAAMELGDASEARTLTLMGRDPSILPAAERLRFAKAKAMEGQREEAWVLFEGLLEDPDHGPEARALGRNLAVRQAEDHLDNPVLALKWSERALSCNPTDESVARQAALLYRQLQRGADAVRVLRVLPNRYKDHELLRELAAACDVADLHEEGHEAYTALAAREGDSPELILRLVGHSVGAKKLERAWSECDRLQRLDPSFSKLRPTQARVAALIAQDFEDKGQYASAVEWWKRHMALEPDSPHRKRLAEAQIAIGDLNAAVLTYRAWFRRHPTDLEVALWLGRNELEEGLYSEAREYFEAVLELRPNNLEAMQGLAKVATGEGSDDEALRLFNRILALEKDHLPATIGLIEQALRSGDLQKAREVLERLLAQNPDHPEARRAGVAVYKGLAGFAAGSEAKGHWEAVLALDPEDPDALKALARAITQRPDAPPAMVAQAYSEVLAHAPDDPDAQAYLARQAFERGERGEAKRLLAPSAVRETPAGRLLCAEIAHDERRDSEAWDLLRALDPETANSPRARTLFGDVARRLAQTQPGPEAIALYRELLRHDPDDLEAYHSLADRLAEAGDTSEAVSWLKKLLLRDPSDPRATLKAAALHSQRGASDEALRLLLPLVAEGNADALAASAGIHLEAGDRAQAREAYERILSIAPQDRSARKALAELAAQEADGPLAWSHLRALIEAFPQDAGLRSEGERLLQGLVDRLDPREAIAWYEEVNAVLGESIEVSVTYAGLLRRVGEARQAAEVLEGVLERAPYRRDVAMELGEHHLAEGRLDRARAAYGIAAQSGDPAALRALGAISRQEGDLPQATAWLEKALLQVPDDPALAMEVAETACEAGDARKAREQLEKVLSHQPDHPRARTLLAMARREIARSATGQEALEAWSALSKADPADAEAHRETLRAAEQLGDEAAAELALERLVAADPQDAERAFSLAARHHANSRFDEARALFARAAEAGILEAHWYLADLAVRAGMPDEARAQLERYGQSDSRALETRAAIARAEGDAEGEWQALFDRQAPDRRERLLALVRRLLTRTPPAEAIQWAARGFALTPLPGELSAQAVAALGFFHQSQGRHREALAAFEWAAAAGESAAMAALARRAVQEKDLDRAAAWLSRAVDLRPDDERLSLELAELHLQRNDPNAALSVLEGFLSLHPEHASAQALWERSAREGRPEALLAAAETHLSAGRGALCARLLDLYCDAVPAQATGQRVLTARYGLSRLAGDRQDQWEALEALAPLLAPHDAPTLRMIRLGLCWSELVDENFEPWLDRARALDPAEEELPAAAHLMIGELSLLTDRRDEARMAFLAAAGQGEGRAFAALARMAEEDGDVVEARVWYRKARKLLNEDPSLVIAHAKSLAESGELREANAQLDDLLDDHPALAPALLLQIEIVRSLAYETDGEEALGWYSKLARLAPDDAVSLRQVVRLATLLDRQGQVVEALEQLVSVDPQDAVSALALGLHRLAEGEALDARELLARASEADLPEAHLPLAELYLEEGDAEGAARCLEADARHAPESPRRLRAELALARTTRDPDRYWNTLEALAAEDPARWDEARREAEAALEQAPDDALALRTLSRLARREGQAAEALAALECYLAEQPLDATARLDRAELLEALDRRGEAYAALEGLDPAQPGAAELEQRLARAQGRTAQAEDRQAEAYGWWRRVLALAPDDREAMRAIADLLGAMGRSSEALPMLFGLAKDASDPVDPQRLAEALLAQRRTVEARAILQSLVREWDHMPAWSALCELSLELGELDEAWQAAERLLLDRAPGADALALRVLGAKARALDPAATPEAAASAWQAVLERQPADPEARFGLARALAASSRTREAIALLEGLLAEGQGTGRLKALLAECCTAVGDAKRAEALYAELLDAHPDNPTALMALARAAQARGEFVEAATYCERVLAQAPDEESPRARVLLAYCARQLAEAARLRRDFEEAFLFEEVLSAHQAPSLDLLRFSAELARDAGYLATAAWRYRRLLLAYPDALEEALQLARCYPTPDEGRAALEALWGERQVVAAAHALAMEARDQGEAERAIAWWDRALSIAPEHPVFLRRAADLCRREERAAEACAYYRRLSAVVGDDPALLKTWGAVALLGERWADAQEPFLRLANDHADREAACTLSLIAARTGDHQGAWDWAQRVLELGEHPQAEALAEEAARALAEEASDPQAAVAWRLKVLELAPADVEGWLSLGRARVAAGDLEAALETFWHAHELAPYEVGPLLERAATLRRMGDPASAKAAYAEVLAEDPRHAPSLFALAEMAWEEDDVQTVWELGQQLLALDNRDPSAMSLIGRCARRLAGEATDAQDWENAILYWELLLSFTHDEADALENLGEAYVQAGRFAEAVGIHRELVRLSPEDLSVKYRHGEIAAMGGFWDEARQCFAELLSTDPGHLASYHALALVALGLDDPQAAAEHYRAALGVDPNDLVSLFGLGGLLYSEERFEEAYPPLKRAAELSRDESDHADYLAMARRCAERLAEACAARGAHDEAVRYRQEAVLLDPQDASTHRDLARTLHEAGRKAAAIDALTALLKADPNEAEATFLLGEIHREGGDLVGAEHLYEGVVRTAPLHVGARLALAELAAQARDYDRAWEHLQVAHRFEPRDERVQALHRKLTGAFAERHQGDGDFAGAIRWWQRAFEEDPHDTQLLRKIARAQVSIAHLSAAAETYGKILEADPKDLEIAHILADIHRQRGDLRSAEGALLRIVALDPRHLPSLRALMLLAKERQNPPEALKRAYDLLDVEPLNTEALMLLAWSHEQMLERRAALEAAREIVAIDPQHAEAYHLMGRLARDLGDVDLAKKALTSAIYHQPRAPYYHTMGTIYQALGQTDEALAAFGQALVLDPECADAHADLGLGLMRKAQPDKAKPHLQRAFALTPQDTERSLALQCALDLIG, encoded by the coding sequence ATGCATCCCAAGGCGCTGGCTCACCATCAGGAAGGCCTTGCTTTCCAAGAGCAAGGCGACCTCGGCGCGGCCAAGGCGGCCTTCCTCGAGGCGCTCTCCCTCGACGCGCGCCTGAGCGAGGCGCGGCTCGGGCTCGCCGAGGTGCTCACCGGCACCGGCGACCTGGTGGGGGCGGCGGACGCCTGCAAGACCCTGCTCTCCAACCAGCCCAACCACGTCAAGGCCTCCTTCCTGTGCGGGGTGCTGCTCACCAAGCTCAAGCAGTACGCCGAGGCCGCGCCCCACCTGCAACGGGTGCTGTTCCTCGAGCCCGGGCACCTGGGCGCGCTGCGCGCGCTCTCCAGCCTCTACCGCGACGCGGGCGACGTGGCGCTCGAGGCCGAGATGCTCGCCCGGCTCTGCGCGAGCCTTCCCAAGGACGCCGCCCTGCGCTTCGACCTCGCCGATCGGCTGGTCAAGCTCGGCAAGGTGGCCGAGGCCGTCGCGCCCCTGCGCGACGCGCTGGCCATGCAGCCGGGACACCTTCCGGGGTACCTGCTGCTCGCGGGGATCGAGGGCAGGCTCGGCCGCGGCGAGGAGGCCTGGAAGATCCTCCAGTCAGTGGCGGGCCGCTCCCCCGAGGCCCCGGGCCTGCGCGAGTCGCTCCTCGCCCTTTGCCGCTCCCAGGCGGCCTCGGCCGCTCAGGGCAACCGTGCTGCCGAGGCGAGCCACTGGTGGGAGCGCCTGCTGGCAATCTCCCCTGACGACCCCGAGGCCCTGGCGCACCTGGAGCGCCTCTACACCACCACCAGCCGCATGGGGGACCTGGTGCGCCTGCTGGAGGGCTTCGCCCACCAGAACCCCACCGACTCGGCGGCCGTCACCCGGCTCGCCGAGGCCCTCTTCTCCCTGGGCCGCAAGCGCGACGCGCTCACCCTGTTCAAGGAGGCCCTCAAGCGCAACCCCGAGGACGAGCGCCTGCGCACCCGGGCGTTGGACGCGGCCATGGAGCTCGGGGACGCCTCGGAGGCCCGCACCCTGACCCTGATGGGGCGCGACCCCTCGATCCTGCCCGCCGCCGAGCGCCTCCGCTTCGCCAAGGCCAAGGCCATGGAGGGGCAGCGCGAAGAGGCCTGGGTCCTCTTCGAGGGCCTGCTCGAGGACCCCGATCACGGCCCGGAGGCGCGGGCCCTCGGGCGAAACCTGGCCGTGCGCCAGGCCGAGGACCACCTCGACAACCCGGTCCTCGCGCTCAAGTGGTCCGAGCGCGCCCTGTCGTGCAACCCGACCGACGAGAGCGTCGCACGCCAGGCGGCCCTCCTCTACCGGCAGCTGCAGCGCGGCGCCGACGCGGTGCGGGTGCTGCGCGTGCTGCCCAACCGCTACAAGGACCACGAGCTGCTGCGCGAGCTGGCCGCGGCCTGCGACGTGGCGGACCTGCACGAGGAGGGGCACGAGGCCTACACCGCCCTGGCGGCGCGCGAGGGCGACAGCCCCGAGCTGATCCTGCGCCTGGTCGGGCACTCCGTGGGCGCCAAGAAGCTGGAGCGCGCCTGGAGCGAGTGCGATCGCCTCCAGCGCCTGGATCCCTCCTTCTCCAAGCTCCGGCCGACCCAGGCGCGGGTCGCCGCCCTCATCGCCCAGGACTTCGAGGACAAGGGCCAGTACGCCTCGGCGGTCGAGTGGTGGAAGCGCCACATGGCCCTCGAGCCCGACTCGCCCCACCGCAAGCGCCTCGCCGAGGCGCAGATCGCCATCGGCGACCTGAACGCCGCCGTCCTCACCTACCGCGCGTGGTTCCGCCGCCACCCCACCGACCTGGAGGTGGCCCTCTGGCTGGGCCGCAACGAGCTGGAAGAGGGGCTCTACTCGGAGGCGCGGGAGTACTTCGAGGCGGTCCTCGAGCTGAGGCCCAACAACCTGGAGGCCATGCAGGGCCTCGCCAAGGTCGCCACCGGCGAAGGCAGCGACGACGAGGCCCTGCGCCTCTTCAACCGGATCCTCGCCCTCGAGAAGGACCACCTGCCCGCCACCATCGGGCTGATCGAGCAGGCTCTGCGATCCGGCGACCTCCAGAAGGCCCGCGAGGTCCTCGAGCGCCTCCTGGCCCAGAACCCCGACCACCCCGAGGCCCGCCGCGCCGGGGTCGCGGTCTACAAGGGCCTCGCCGGCTTCGCCGCGGGCTCGGAGGCCAAGGGGCACTGGGAGGCGGTTCTCGCCCTCGATCCCGAGGACCCCGACGCCCTCAAGGCCCTCGCCCGCGCGATCACCCAGCGCCCCGACGCCCCGCCTGCCATGGTCGCCCAGGCCTACTCGGAGGTCCTGGCGCACGCGCCGGACGACCCCGACGCCCAGGCCTACCTCGCGCGCCAGGCCTTCGAGAGGGGCGAGCGGGGCGAGGCCAAGCGCCTGCTCGCTCCTTCGGCCGTGCGCGAGACTCCCGCTGGCCGCCTGCTCTGTGCCGAGATCGCCCACGACGAGCGCAGGGACTCCGAGGCCTGGGACCTCTTGCGCGCGCTGGACCCCGAGACCGCCAACAGCCCGCGTGCCCGCACCCTCTTCGGCGACGTCGCGCGCCGCCTGGCCCAGACCCAGCCGGGTCCCGAGGCCATCGCGCTGTACCGCGAGCTCTTGCGGCACGACCCCGACGACCTCGAGGCCTACCACTCGCTCGCCGATCGCCTCGCCGAGGCGGGCGACACGAGCGAGGCCGTCTCGTGGCTGAAGAAGCTGCTCCTGCGCGATCCTTCCGACCCGCGCGCGACCCTCAAGGCGGCCGCCCTCCATTCGCAGCGCGGGGCCTCCGACGAGGCGCTGCGCCTGCTTTTGCCCCTCGTCGCCGAGGGGAATGCCGATGCCCTCGCGGCCAGCGCCGGGATCCACCTCGAGGCGGGCGATCGCGCCCAGGCGCGCGAAGCCTACGAGCGGATCCTCTCGATCGCCCCGCAGGACCGATCCGCCCGCAAGGCCCTGGCCGAGCTGGCCGCCCAGGAGGCCGACGGCCCGCTCGCCTGGAGCCACCTGCGCGCGCTTATCGAGGCGTTCCCCCAGGACGCCGGGCTGCGCTCGGAAGGCGAGCGACTGCTTCAAGGGCTGGTGGATCGGCTGGATCCCCGAGAGGCGATCGCCTGGTACGAGGAGGTCAACGCCGTCCTGGGCGAGTCGATCGAGGTGAGCGTCACCTACGCCGGCCTGCTGCGCCGGGTCGGGGAGGCACGGCAGGCCGCCGAGGTGCTCGAGGGAGTCCTCGAAAGGGCTCCCTACCGGCGCGACGTGGCCATGGAGCTTGGCGAGCACCACCTGGCCGAAGGCCGGCTCGACCGCGCCCGGGCCGCGTACGGCATCGCCGCCCAGAGCGGGGATCCCGCGGCCCTGCGCGCGCTCGGTGCCATCTCGCGGCAGGAGGGCGACCTGCCCCAGGCGACGGCCTGGCTCGAGAAGGCCCTCCTGCAGGTGCCAGACGACCCTGCCCTGGCCATGGAGGTCGCCGAGACCGCGTGCGAGGCGGGCGACGCGCGAAAGGCCCGCGAGCAGCTCGAGAAGGTCCTTTCCCACCAGCCGGATCACCCGCGCGCCCGCACCCTCCTGGCCATGGCCCGACGCGAGATCGCGCGCTCGGCCACAGGGCAAGAGGCGCTCGAGGCATGGAGCGCGCTGTCGAAGGCGGATCCCGCCGACGCCGAGGCCCACCGCGAGACCCTGCGCGCCGCCGAGCAGCTCGGCGACGAGGCCGCCGCCGAGCTGGCCCTCGAGCGCCTCGTCGCGGCCGACCCCCAGGACGCCGAGCGCGCCTTTTCGCTGGCCGCTCGCCACCACGCGAATAGCCGGTTCGACGAGGCCCGCGCCCTCTTCGCGCGCGCCGCAGAGGCGGGCATTCTCGAGGCCCACTGGTACCTGGCGGACCTGGCCGTGCGCGCGGGGATGCCCGACGAGGCCCGCGCCCAGCTCGAGCGCTACGGCCAGAGCGACTCGCGCGCCCTCGAGACGCGCGCGGCCATCGCCCGGGCCGAGGGGGACGCCGAGGGCGAGTGGCAGGCGCTGTTCGATAGGCAAGCCCCCGACCGGCGCGAGCGCCTCCTCGCCCTGGTCCGCCGCCTGCTCACGCGCACGCCGCCCGCCGAGGCCATCCAGTGGGCGGCGCGCGGCTTCGCGCTCACCCCGCTGCCGGGCGAGCTGAGCGCGCAGGCGGTCGCAGCCCTCGGCTTCTTCCACCAGAGCCAGGGCCGCCACCGCGAGGCCCTCGCCGCCTTCGAGTGGGCGGCTGCCGCCGGCGAGAGCGCCGCCATGGCCGCCCTTGCGCGGCGTGCGGTCCAGGAGAAGGACCTGGATCGCGCGGCGGCCTGGCTCTCGCGCGCGGTGGACCTGCGGCCCGACGACGAGCGCCTGAGCCTCGAGCTCGCCGAGCTCCACCTGCAGCGGAACGATCCCAACGCGGCCCTCTCGGTGCTGGAGGGCTTCCTCTCGCTCCACCCGGAGCACGCCTCGGCCCAGGCCCTCTGGGAGCGCTCCGCGCGCGAAGGCCGCCCCGAGGCCCTCCTGGCGGCGGCCGAGACGCACCTGAGCGCGGGGCGAGGGGCGCTGTGCGCGCGCCTGCTGGACCTCTACTGCGACGCCGTACCGGCGCAGGCCACGGGCCAGCGGGTGCTCACGGCCCGCTACGGCCTTTCGCGCCTCGCGGGGGATCGCCAGGACCAGTGGGAGGCCCTCGAGGCCCTCGCGCCGCTGCTTGCGCCGCACGACGCGCCGACCCTTCGCATGATCCGGCTCGGCCTGTGCTGGAGCGAGCTGGTCGACGAGAACTTCGAGCCCTGGCTCGATCGCGCCCGGGCCCTGGACCCGGCCGAGGAGGAGCTGCCCGCCGCCGCCCACCTCATGATCGGCGAGCTGTCCCTCCTGACGGACCGACGCGACGAGGCCCGCATGGCCTTCCTGGCCGCGGCCGGCCAGGGAGAGGGCCGCGCCTTCGCGGCATTGGCCCGCATGGCCGAGGAGGACGGCGACGTCGTCGAGGCCCGCGTCTGGTACCGCAAGGCACGCAAGCTGCTCAACGAGGACCCGTCGCTCGTCATCGCCCACGCCAAGAGCCTCGCCGAATCGGGCGAGCTGCGCGAGGCCAACGCCCAGCTCGACGACCTGCTCGACGACCACCCGGCCCTCGCCCCCGCCCTGCTCCTCCAGATCGAGATCGTGCGCAGCCTCGCCTACGAGACCGACGGCGAGGAGGCCCTCGGCTGGTACTCCAAGCTCGCGCGGCTCGCCCCCGACGACGCGGTTTCGCTCAGGCAGGTGGTGCGCCTGGCGACTCTGCTGGACCGGCAGGGCCAGGTGGTCGAGGCCCTCGAGCAGCTGGTCTCGGTGGATCCCCAGGACGCCGTCAGCGCGCTCGCCCTCGGCCTGCACCGCCTGGCCGAGGGCGAGGCGCTCGACGCGCGCGAGCTGCTCGCGCGCGCCTCCGAGGCCGACCTGCCCGAGGCCCACCTGCCGCTCGCCGAGCTGTACCTGGAGGAGGGCGACGCCGAGGGTGCCGCCAGGTGCCTCGAAGCCGACGCCCGCCACGCCCCCGAGAGCCCCCGGCGCCTGCGGGCCGAGCTCGCGCTGGCGCGCACGACCCGGGACCCGGATCGCTACTGGAACACCCTCGAAGCCCTCGCCGCCGAGGATCCCGCGCGCTGGGACGAGGCCCGGCGCGAGGCCGAGGCCGCGCTCGAGCAGGCCCCCGACGACGCGCTCGCCCTGCGCACCCTCTCGCGCCTGGCGCGCCGCGAGGGCCAAGCCGCAGAGGCCCTCGCGGCCCTCGAGTGCTACCTGGCCGAGCAGCCGCTCGATGCGACGGCTCGCCTGGATCGCGCCGAGCTGCTCGAGGCCCTCGACCGGCGAGGCGAGGCCTACGCCGCGCTCGAGGGCCTCGATCCCGCCCAGCCCGGGGCCGCCGAGCTCGAGCAGCGCCTGGCGCGGGCCCAGGGGCGCACGGCCCAAGCCGAGGACAGGCAGGCGGAGGCCTACGGCTGGTGGCGCAGGGTGCTCGCGCTGGCGCCGGACGACCGAGAGGCCATGCGGGCGATCGCCGATCTGCTGGGGGCGATGGGCCGGTCCTCGGAGGCGCTGCCCATGCTCTTCGGGCTCGCCAAGGACGCGAGCGACCCCGTCGACCCCCAGCGCCTCGCCGAGGCCCTCCTGGCGCAGCGCCGCACCGTCGAGGCCCGCGCCATCCTTCAATCGCTGGTGCGGGAGTGGGACCACATGCCCGCCTGGTCGGCGCTCTGCGAGCTCTCGCTCGAGCTGGGCGAGCTCGACGAGGCCTGGCAAGCCGCCGAGCGCCTGCTCCTAGACCGCGCCCCCGGGGCGGATGCCCTCGCCCTGCGGGTGCTCGGCGCCAAGGCCCGCGCCCTCGATCCGGCCGCGACCCCCGAGGCGGCCGCGAGCGCCTGGCAGGCAGTCCTCGAGCGGCAACCCGCCGACCCCGAGGCCCGCTTCGGGCTCGCGCGCGCGCTTGCCGCCTCGTCCCGGACCCGCGAGGCCATCGCGCTGCTCGAGGGGCTACTCGCCGAGGGGCAGGGCACCGGCCGCCTCAAGGCGCTTCTGGCCGAATGCTGCACGGCGGTGGGCGATGCCAAGCGAGCCGAGGCCCTCTACGCCGAGCTGCTCGACGCCCATCCCGACAACCCCACCGCCCTGATGGCGCTGGCGCGCGCCGCCCAGGCCCGCGGCGAGTTCGTGGAGGCTGCGACCTACTGCGAGCGGGTGCTCGCGCAGGCCCCGGACGAGGAGTCGCCTCGCGCCCGGGTGCTGCTCGCCTACTGCGCCCGGCAGCTGGCCGAAGCCGCCCGCCTGCGCCGGGACTTCGAGGAGGCCTTCCTCTTCGAGGAGGTGCTCTCGGCGCACCAGGCGCCCTCGCTCGACCTGCTGCGCTTCTCGGCGGAACTCGCCCGCGACGCCGGCTACCTCGCCACTGCCGCCTGGCGGTACCGCAGGCTCCTGCTCGCGTACCCCGACGCCCTCGAGGAGGCCCTGCAGCTCGCGCGGTGCTACCCGACGCCCGACGAGGGCCGCGCGGCCCTCGAGGCCCTCTGGGGCGAGCGCCAAGTCGTCGCGGCGGCTCACGCCCTCGCCATGGAGGCGCGCGACCAGGGCGAGGCCGAGCGCGCCATCGCCTGGTGGGATCGCGCCCTGTCGATCGCCCCCGAGCACCCGGTCTTCTTGCGCCGCGCGGCAGACCTGTGCCGGCGCGAGGAGCGAGCGGCCGAGGCCTGCGCCTACTACCGGCGCCTGTCGGCGGTCGTAGGCGACGACCCTGCCCTGCTCAAGACCTGGGGGGCGGTGGCGCTCCTAGGCGAACGCTGGGCCGACGCCCAGGAGCCCTTCCTGCGCCTTGCGAACGACCACGCGGACCGCGAGGCGGCCTGCACCCTCTCGCTGATCGCCGCGAGGACCGGCGACCACCAGGGTGCCTGGGACTGGGCCCAGCGCGTGCTCGAGCTCGGCGAGCACCCTCAGGCCGAGGCGCTGGCCGAAGAGGCCGCCCGCGCCCTTGCCGAGGAGGCGAGCGATCCCCAAGCGGCCGTCGCCTGGCGCCTCAAGGTCCTCGAGCTCGCCCCCGCGGACGTGGAGGGCTGGCTTTCGCTGGGCAGGGCCCGGGTGGCCGCAGGCGACCTCGAGGCCGCGCTCGAGACCTTCTGGCACGCCCACGAGCTTGCGCCCTACGAGGTCGGCCCGCTGCTCGAGCGGGCCGCGACCCTGCGCCGGATGGGCGATCCGGCCAGCGCCAAGGCCGCCTACGCCGAGGTGCTCGCCGAGGATCCGCGGCACGCCCCCTCCCTCTTCGCCCTGGCCGAGATGGCGTGGGAAGAGGACGACGTCCAGACCGTCTGGGAGCTCGGGCAACAGCTCCTGGCCCTGGACAACCGTGACCCCTCGGCCATGTCCCTCATCGGACGCTGCGCGCGCCGGCTCGCGGGCGAGGCGACCGACGCCCAGGACTGGGAAAACGCCATCCTCTACTGGGAGCTGCTGCTCTCCTTCACCCACGACGAGGCGGACGCCCTCGAGAACCTCGGCGAGGCCTACGTCCAGGCGGGCCGCTTCGCCGAGGCGGTCGGCATCCACCGCGAGCTGGTGCGCCTGTCCCCCGAGGACCTGAGCGTCAAGTACCGCCACGGCGAGATCGCGGCCATGGGCGGCTTCTGGGACGAGGCCCGGCAGTGCTTCGCCGAGCTACTTTCCACGGACCCCGGCCACCTGGCCAGCTACCATGCCCTCGCCCTGGTCGCCCTGGGCCTCGACGACCCCCAGGCCGCAGCCGAGCACTACCGCGCCGCCCTCGGCGTCGATCCGAACGATCTCGTCAGCCTCTTCGGGCTGGGGGGGCTGCTCTACTCGGAGGAGCGCTTCGAGGAGGCCTACCCCCCGCTCAAGCGCGCCGCCGAACTCTCGCGCGACGAGAGCGACCACGCCGACTACCTGGCCATGGCGCGCCGCTGCGCCGAGCGGCTCGCCGAGGCCTGCGCCGCTCGCGGCGCGCACGACGAGGCGGTTCGCTACCGGCAGGAGGCCGTCCTGCTCGATCCGCAGGACGCGAGTACCCACCGGGACCTGGCGCGGACCCTGCACGAGGCGGGGCGCAAGGCGGCGGCCATCGACGCCCTGACCGCCCTTCTCAAGGCCGATCCGAACGAGGCCGAGGCGACGTTCCTGCTCGGCGAGATCCACCGCGAGGGCGGCGATCTCGTCGGGGCCGAGCACCTCTACGAGGGGGTGGTGCGGACCGCGCCGCTGCACGTCGGCGCCCGCCTGGCCCTGGCCGAGCTCGCCGCCCAGGCCCGCGACTACGACCGCGCCTGGGAGCACCTCCAGGTGGCGCACCGCTTCGAGCCCCGCGACGAGCGGGTCCAGGCCCTGCACCGCAAGCTCACCGGCGCCTTCGCCGAGCGCCACCAGGGGGACGGCGACTTCGCGGGGGCCATCCGATGGTGGCAGCGCGCCTTCGAGGAGGACCCCCACGACACCCAGCTCCTGCGCAAGATCGCCCGCGCCCAGGTCTCCATCGCCCACCTGTCGGCCGCGGCCGAGACCTACGGCAAGATCCTGGAGGCCGACCCCAAGGACCTCGAGATCGCCCACATCCTCGCGGACATCCACCGGCAGCGCGGCGATCTGCGCTCGGCGGAGGGGGCCCTGCTGCGCATCGTCGCGCTCGACCCGCGCCACCTGCCCAGCCTGCGCGCCCTCATGCTGCTCGCCAAGGAGCGGCAGAACCCGCCCGAGGCCCTCAAGCGCGCCTACGACCTGCTGGACGTGGAGCCCCTGAACACCGAGGCCCTGATGCTGCTCGCGTGGAGCCACGAGCAGATGCTGGAGCGCCGGGCGGCCCTCGAGGCGGCCCGCGAGATCGTCGCAATCGACCCCCAGCACGCGGAGGCCTACCACCTCATGGGGCGCCTCGCGCGGGACCTGGGCGACGTGGATCTCGCCAAGAAGGCCCTGACCTCGGCCATCTACCACCAGCCGCGCGCCCCCTACTACCACACCATGGGTACCATCTACCAGGCGCTCGGCCAGACCGACGAGGCGCTCGCCGCCTTCGGCCAGGCGCTGGTACTCGATCCCGAGTGCGCCGACGCGCACGCGGATCTGGGCCTGGGCCTGATGCGCAAGGCCCAGCCCGACAAGGCGAAACCCCACCTCCAGCGCGCCTTCGCGCTGACGCCGCAGGATACCGAGCGGTCGTTGGCCCTCCAGTGCGCGCTCGACCTGATTGGATGA